In one Colletotrichum destructivum chromosome 2, complete sequence genomic region, the following are encoded:
- a CDS encoding Putative Zinc finger C2H2-type has translation MASDNGPIATEAPLLAAATPVASDVFALGDPARTKSLKRVRESTPSSPTSVIDTAVDGALPAAAPSTDYPSPTKSARFALTSSRRSPTPLTAAAALEALEEERRRELRLNPPASSDNPGHSVLSVLAGTVAAMSRADEAPQAPTAPMEASSKAPEAVIPPQASDAPAEASQMSPQSVTSAASIAGALVTASPGPMEIDTKSNEQPLQLEAQQQHTYQHQHQYQDQHPSEHQPEHQPEHQPEHQPEHQPEHQPEHQPEHQPPHQQHQAEHQAEHLTEHPPEHPPEHPPQPSHPAPVHDEKNPPGSLSYPGSLQAAAMMPAPPTRGMSFPMPSPGHDSPTQSGKKHKCPFCETEFTRHHNLKSHLLTHSQEKPYICQECNMRFRRLHDLKRHSKLHTGEKPHICPKCDRKFARGDALARHSKGAGGCAGRRSSMGSFAETDDMDGPSLHDGDDSMAGIVYGNEEDMTEEDRRLSLPSIKAQHVAGGQGSVDGYNAHSRTYPPAGPRPGTGGLYPPNVDRGATGSNTSPSMPNSIAGAHTSNTSVSSVPVGGASVYSQSGMTESPKPLSPGHDANNIARQRSPSLTQQFQQQHYGRRPSDRHTPPAFAASAAQAGAASAAAAHARGSSGTQSGSGTENGGNMFATDPGVWAYIQSLEDKVKQLSDKVTAFEKAESAKQAQIGLLTSEVTGLKKQLEARDVEATEVKA, from the exons ATGGCCTCGGATAACGGTCCTATCGCGACCGAAGCCCCTCTTCTGGCAGCGGCGACGCCCGTCGCATCAGACGTTTTCGCGCTTGGAGATCCTGCTCGCACCAAGTCGCTCAAGAGGGTGCGCGAATCcacgccgtcatcgccaaCGTCTGTCATTGACACTGCAGTTGACGGCGCCCTCCCCGCGGCCGCTCCCTCTACCGACTATCCCTCTCCCACGAAGTCTGCTCGCTTTGCCTTGACGTCGTCACGCCGCTCACCGACGCCTTTGACAGCtgcggccgccctcgaggctcTCGAAGAGGAACGCAGGCGCGAACTGCGCCTGAACCCGCCTGCATCAAGTGACAACCCCGGCCACTCGGTCCTATCTGTCCTCGCCGGCACTGTTGCTGCCATGAGCCGGGCCGACGAAGCGCCACAAGCTCCCACGGCTCCCATGGAAGCCTCTTCAAAGGCACCTGAGGCCGTGATACCACCGCAGGCCAGTGATGCGCCAGCAGAGGCCTCGCAGATGAGCCCGCAGAGCGTGACGAGCGCAGCTAGCATCGCAGGCGCTCTTGTGACGGCTAGCCCCGGTCCAATGGAAATTGATACCAAGAGCAACGAGCAACCTTTGCAACTAGAGGCACAGCAACAGCACACAtaccaacaccaacaccagtaCCAAGACCAGCATCCGTCAGAGCACCAGCCAGAGCACCAGCCAGAGCACCAGCCAGAGCACCAGCCAGAGCATCAGCCAGAGCATCAGCCGGAACACCAGCCGGAACACCAGCCAccgcaccagcagcaccaggCAGAGCACCAGGCAGAGCATCTGACGGAGCATCCGCCGGAGCATCCGCCGGAGCATCCGCCGCAGCCGTCGCACCCAGCCCCAGTTCACGATGAAAAGAATCCGCCTGGATCACTATCGTACCCTGGATCGCTTCAAGCCGCTGCTATGATGCCCGCACCACCCACGCGCGGCATGAGCTTCCCTATGCCGTCGCCTGGCCACGACTCTCCCACCCAGTCGGGTAAGAAACACAAGTGCCCATTCTGCGAGACCGAGTTCACACGTCATCACAACTTAAAGAGCCATCTCCTCACGCATAGCCAGGAGAAGCCTTATATCTGCCAAGAGTGCAACATGCGGTTTCGGCGTCTCCATGATCTGAAGCGTCACAGCAAACTCCACACCGGCGAGAAACCTCACATATGTCCCAAGTGCGATCGCAAGTTTGCCCGGGGCGATGCGCTGGCCCGACACAGCAAAGGTGCCGGTGGTTGTGCTGGCCGCCGCTCCAGCATGGGTAGTTTTGCCGAGACAGACGACATGGATGGTCCAAGTCTgcatgacggcgatgacTCGATGGCCGGCATAGTCTATGGCAATGAAGAAGATATGACGGAAGAGGATAGACGTTTGAGTCTACCGAGCATCAAAGCTCAGCATGTTGCGGGAGGGCAGGGAAGTGTTGATGGGTACAACGCTCATTCTAGGACCTACCCGCcagcaggccctcgacctggGACAGGTGGGCTTTACCCGCCAAATGTTGATCGCGGCGCGACAGGTTCAAACACATCTCCGAGCATGCCCAACAGCATTGCCGGCGCTCACACGTCGAACACAAGTGTGTCGTCGGTGCCTGTGGGCGGCGCTTCCGTCTATTCACAAAGTGGCATGACAGAAAGTCCGAAGCCTCTAAGCCCAGGGCACGATGCAAACAACATTGCGAGACAACGTTCGCCCAGTCTCACCCAGCAATTCCAACAGCAACATTATGGCCGTAGGCCTTCGGATAGGCACACTCCACCAG CATTCGCTGCCTCCGCAGCACAAGCTggcgcggcctcggcggccgccgctcaTGCCCGTGGCTCAAGTGGAACGCAATCCGGAAGTGGGACTGAAAACGGCGGCAACATGTTTGCTACCGACCCCGGTGTATGGGCGTACATTCAAAGTCTCGAAGACAAGGTCAAACAATTGTCGGACAAGGTCACGGCGTTTGAGAAAGCGGAGAGCGCGAAGCAGGCACAAATTGGCCTGCTCACGAGTGAAGTCACTGGGCTCAAGAAACAGCTAGAGGCCCGTGATGTCGAAGCGACGGAAGTCAAAGCATAA
- a CDS encoding Putative SUN family protein → MRSIVSLAIAASLAAGVVAQPHNHRHRHVKRDGASPIDKRDPDVVVVYEAGPTVTAYELGGKPVTEEEAKKGIEDGLFVVIGETTPTSSPLPPASTSKAPKPSTSKDAQFFEIKANKPTTSSTPTPTPTPTPTPTPTPTPSSSSQAPPASTKSSSGGSSSSGGKGVDSEFPSGKIPCSSFPSDYGAVPVDYLGTSGWTGIQRTPNYSLGDAVISFIETAISGDGGCTKNSFCSYACPVGYQKTQWPSAQGSTKQSIGGLYCNSNGYLELTREKKKTLCEQGAGGVTVQNDLDQQVSVCRTDYPGNEAMVIATVPQPGQSLPLTNPISSDYYVWNDSPTTAQYYVNKAGYSVEDSCVWKSSKDPLGAGNWAPVNVGVGKSSDGNTYISIFPNTPTSTAKLDFNIEIIGDVNSKCALVDGSYTGGGSGCTTAISGSGKAVIRFFK, encoded by the exons ATGAGGTCCATTGTCAGTCTCGCCATCGCTGCATCCCTTGCCGCGGGTGTTGTTGCTCAACCCCACAaccaccgccatcgccatgtcAAAAGGGACGGCGCTTCGCCCATTGACAAGCGAGACCCCGATGTCGTTGTCGTGTACGAGGCCGGCCCGACAGTGACCGCCTATGAGCTGGGAGGAAAGCCCGTCACCGAAGAGGAAGCCAAGAAGGGCATTGAAGATGGCCTGTTCGTTGTCATCGGCGAGACCACGCCCACTTCGAGCCCTCTGCCGCCTGCTTCGACGTCCAAGGCCCCCAAGCCTTCCACCTCCAAGGACGCCCAATTCTTCGAGATCAAGGCTAACAAGCCcaccacctcgtcgaccccGACTCCCaccccgacgccgacaccTACGCCGACTCCCACCCcgacgccctcttcgtcgtcccAGGCCCCTCCTGCCTCAACCAAGTCCTCGAGCGGAGGCTCTAGCAGCTCTGGCGGCAAGGGTGTCGACTCGGAGTTCCCTAGCGGCAAGATTCCTTGCTCCAGTTTCCCCTCGGACTATGGCGCGGTTCCTGTCGACTACCTCGGCACCAGCGGCTGGACTGGCATCCAGAGAACTCCCAACTACAGCCTTGGTGACGCGGTCATCTCATTTATTGAGACCGCCatctcgggcgacggcggatGCACCAAGAACTCTTTCTGTTCGTACGCCTGCCCCGTTGGCTACCAGAAGACCCAGTGGCCCTCGGCCCAGGGCTCGACCAAGCAGTCGATTGGTGGGCTGTACTGCAACAGCAACGGCTACCTGGAGCTCACCcgtgagaagaagaagactctttgcgagcagggcgccggTGGTGTCACTGTTCAGAACGACCTTGACCAGCAGGTCAGCGTTTGCCGTACCGACTACCCCGGTAACGAGGCCATGGTCATTGCTACTGTTCCTCAACCCGGCCAGTCATTGCCCTTGACCAACCCTATCTCCTCTGACTACTACGTCTGGAACGACAGCCCGACCACCGCCCAGTATTACGTCAACAAGGCTGGCTACAGCGTGGAGGACTCATGTGTGTGGAAGAGCTCCAAGGACCCTCTTGGCGCTGGCAACTGGGCCCCCGTCAACGTTGGTGTTGGCAAGAGCTCCGACGGTAACACTTAcatctccatcttccccAACACGCCAACTTCGACCGCCAAACTCGACTTCAACATTGAGATCATTGGGGACGTTAACAGCAAGTGCGCGCTTGTTGATGGCTCCTACACTGGAGGTGGTTCTGGCTGTACT ACCGCCATATCCGGCAGCGGAAAGGCTGTCATCCGATTCTTCAAGTAG
- a CDS encoding Putative major facilitator superfamily, MFS transporter superfamily, whose amino-acid sequence MSLNRVASVETFQFVPQAQGSRRGSDASSVRAGRLTFNPLPDEWDPAANKLDTVLAVGAFQVPQWKRILQVIVAVVYCLFGAGVAFGFAALKPVLKREGAYSDICSADDPRSAPDDTCVEIHLNLMFTVAAVGTNIAALPVGALLDHAGPRVCGLVGSLFLIVGSLLMAYAKSLPFDGFLVGYLALALGGPFTYISSFQLSNAFPKHSGLILALLTGAFDASSALFLVYRLIYQATEGAFGHEGFFKAYLVVPFLIIVAQFVLMPKQSYKTVGELVELQVETAAANDADPELYDDQVDENTALLREERRHREIVVADIEQLLGTQKADKQSRKEEEKKNETSGVWGVMHNRTALRQIASPWFILICMFTVIQMLRINYFVATIRAQYEVIFGDHNKAVEVNNFFDVALPVGGILSIPFIGALLDHTSTVTVLAALVTIATTIGVLGVINNTWAAYIQICLFVLYRPFYYTAVSDYSAKVFGFETFGTVYGTIICLSGLFNFLQSGLDVLFHQTFGGDPVPVNVILLSAGFAVGVMLVGYVALKARRLKRKMLEQEAEAVAGFHN is encoded by the exons ATGTCATTGAACCGCGTAGCATCGGTGGAGACGTTCCAGTTCGTTCCTCAAGCGCAGGGCTCGAGACGAGGCAGCGACGCCTCGAGTGTGAGAGCTGGAAGGCTGACCTTTAACCCCCTGCCTGACGAGTGGGATCCCGCGGCAAACAAGCTCGACACCGTTCTCGCTGTCGGCGCTTTCCAAGTTCCGCAATGGAAGAGAATCC TCCAAGTCATTGTGGCAGTAGTATACTGCCTCTTCGGTGCCGGCGTTGCTTTTGGCTTCGCAGCACTGAAGCCGGTTCTCAAGCGCGAAGGTGCCTACAGCGACATATGCTCGGCTGACGACCCGCGCTCGGCCCCGGACGACACCTGCGTCGAGATTCACCTCAACCTGATGTTCACGGTGGCAGCCGTCGGCACCAATATCGCGGCTCTGCCCGTTGGTGCCCTGCTTGACCACGCGGGTCCTCGTGTTTGCGGCCTCGTGGGCAGCCTCTTTCTGATCGTGGGCTCGCTTCTGATGGCATATGCCAAAAGCCTGCCTTTCGATGGTTTCCTTGTCGGATACCTCGCACTTGCTCTCGGCGGTCCGTTCACCTATATTTCGTCTTTTCAGCTGTCCAATGCCTTCCCCAAGCATTCTGGGCTTATCCTCGCACTCTTGACGGGGGCCTTCGACGCCTCTAGCGCCCTGTTCTTGGTCTACCGCCTCATTTACCAGGCGACCGAGGGAGCCTTTGGCCACGAAGGATTCTTCAAAGCTTACCTGGTTGTCCCGTTCCTCATCATCGTTGCCCAGTTTGTGTTGATGCCCAAGCAGTCGTACAAGACGGTGGGAGAGTTAGTTGAGCTTCAAgtggagacggcggcggccaacgacgccgaccCCGAGCTGTACGACGATCAGGTCGACGAGAACACCGCGCTCTTGCGTGAAgagcgccgccaccgcgagatcgtcgtcgccgacatcgagcAGCTTCTGGGCACCCAAAAGGCGGACAAGCAGAGCCgcaaagaagaggagaagaaaaacgaGACATCGGGTGTCTGGGGCGTGATGCACAATCGCACCGCCCTGCGGCAGATTGCCTCGCCGTGGTTCATCCTCATCTGCATGTTCACCGTCATCCAGATGCTTCGCATCAACTACTTCGTCGCCACAATCCGCGCCCAGTACGAGGTCATCTTTGGCGACCACaacaaggccgtcgaggtcaacaacttcttcgacgtcgccctgcctGTGGGGGGCATCCTCTCCATCCCCTTCATCGGTGCGCTTCTCGACCACACCAGCACCGTCACCGtactcgccgccctcgtcaccATCGCGACCACCATCGGTGTCCTGGGCGTCATAAACAACACGTGGGCAGCCTACATCCAGATATGTCTCTTTGTGCTGTACCGCCCCTTCTACTACACTGCCGTCTCTGACTACAGCGCCAAGGTGTTTGGCTTCGAGACCTTTGGTACCGTATACGGCACCATCATCTGCCTGTCAGGCCTCTTCAACTTCCTTCAGTCCGGGCTCGACGTTTTGTTCCACCAGACGTTTGGCGGCGACCCTGTGCCGGTCAACGTCATTCTGCTCTCTGCCGGCTTCGCCGTGGGCGTCATGCTGGTTGGTTATGTGGCGCTGAAGGCTCGGAGGCTGAAGCGCAAGATGCTggagcaggaggccgaggctgtGGCCGGATTCCACAACTAA
- a CDS encoding Putative histone deacetylase family, Ureohydrolase domain superfamily: protein MDTDAYRFRVPKPNYLPHRTDKDDIVEEYIPLDQASELDNAKYFAKCKRMAEESGITRPKGYNVSFHCNPEMEKHHFGQTHPMKPWRLTLSKSLIYSYGMSFAMDNYIARAATYEELNDFHSDDYLDFLGTVLPEPVPRDVDNTNPDLKFNLGGSDCPLFEGLYDYCSMSAGGSLDAARKICSNQSDIAVSWGGGLHHAKKAEASGFCYINDIVLAILQLLRCFPRVLYIDIDVHHGDGVEEAFYSTDRVMTVSFHKYDPLNFFPGTGGLDDNGPKNEHNPGAHHAINVPLNDGITDDQYNWLFENVIGKCMEKFRPSAIALQCGADSLAGDRLGRFNLQVQGHGACVEFCKSFGIPMILFGGGGYTPRNVARAWAFETSIAIGCQEKIDPIIPSHAPWRDQFRYEELFPTLEQILGEPRVNRNTRKRLDDVLQHVTEQLRFVQAAPSVQYQTIPPDLGGLRDDVEAKLKEQREAENDAVRKQREEAVGHAMEY, encoded by the coding sequence ATGGATACAGACGCATACAGATTCCGTGTGCCTAAACCGAACTATTTGCCACACAGAACCGACAAAGATGACATCGTCGAGGAATACATCCCCCTAGATCAGGCTAGCGAGCTCGACAATGCCAAGTACTTTGCCAAATGCAAGCGCATGGCTGAGGAGTCAGGAATCACACGGCCGAAGGGCTACAATGTCTCCTTCCACTGCAACCCTGAAATGGAGAAGCATCATTTCGGCCAGACTCATCCCATGAAGCCTTGGAGACTCACCCTCTCCAAGAGTCTCATCTACTCTTACGGTATGTCCTTCGCCATGGACAACTACATCGCCCGAGCCGCCACATATGAAGAACTAAACGATTTCCATTCCGATGACTATCTGGACTTCCTGGGCACTGTGCTGCCGGAGCCTGTTCCTAGGGACGTTGACAACACCAATCCCGATCTCAAATTCAACCTCGGCGGCTCCGACTGTCCTCTCTTCGAGGGCCTCTACGACTACTGCTCCATGTCGGCAGGCGGGTCTCTCGACGCCGCGAGAAAGATCTGCTCCAACCAGTCCGACATTGCCGTTTCATGGGGAGGCGGTCTGCATCACGCCAAAAAGGCCGAGGCGTCTGGATTCTGCTACATCAACGACATCGTCTTGGCCatcctgcagctgctgcgtTGTTTTCCCCGCGTCCTCTACATCGATATTGATGTGCACCATGGAGACGGCGTGGAGGAGGCCTTCTATTCCACGGACCGTGTCATGACGGTCTCTTTCCACAAATACGATCCCCTCAATTTTTTCCCCGGCACCGGTGGACTGGATGATAATGGTCCTAAGAACGAGCACAATCCCGGAGCGCACCATGCCATCAATGTTCCCCTTAACGACGGCATCACCGATGACCAGTACAATTGGCTCTTTGAGAACGTAATTGGCAAATGCATGGAGAAGTTCCGGCCCAGCGCCATCGCTCTGCAGTGCGGCGCCGATTCACTCGCCGGCGACCGTCTTGGGCGATTTAATCTCCAGGTTCAAGGCCACGGCGCATGTGTCGAATTTTGCAAGTCATTTGGTATACCCATGATtctcttcggcggcggcggatacACGCCTAGAAACGTGGCCCGCGCCTGGGCTTTCGAGACgagcatcgccatcggctgCCAAGAAAAGATCGACCCCATTATCCCATCGCACGCCCCTTGGAGGGATCAATTCAGATATGAGGAGTTGTTCCCGACATTGGAACAGATTCTTGGAGAGCCACGCGTGAATAGGAACACGCGGAagcgcctcgacgatgtGCTCCAACATGTTACAGAACAGCTTAGGTTTGTCCAAGCAGCCCCGAGCGTTCAATATCAGACCATTCCGCCCGACTTGGGCGGCCTCAgagacgacgtcgaagcGAAACTTAAGGAGCAGCGCGAAGCCGAGAACGATGCTGTCAGAAAAcagcgcgaggaggccgttGGGCATGCCATGGAGTACTGA
- a CDS encoding Putative inhibitor of growth histone-binding protein, whose product MPRDDLSIDFVKRMPTAEALDPAIILDDWLNRVQNLPEEIRFLQDEIADRDRQYCDCVKLIEDRDGKIQKWIRANGSHETNPREETMRSQMRDNFIRADTLATEKIALTQKLQIIMDKHLRNLDQHIKMLYDRAEPGFNDPDECPSLIRPSAANHSAPSGRSVNPASHLVGTAITATPLNPIVNSSSPITARVGNPQIRNAQSQQHASSAPATPAASMILNRQARESSAGPGGGAPKRGPRSISGLGSLPTTSSSLARHSSLGPGTPKGATGPGPNGAVRAGSAGPRSSSTKASSVSGVRKGTPGVASRKKPINGNKSSLSRVKKAPGSRNSPASTADSELSDADSGSGDEGDRTRIDRASGTPARDGKDVDHDDSLLDVEDDEAGDDKKYCTCQNVSFGDMVACDNEDCPYEWFHWSCVGLKSEPNGTWFCPVCTENMERERLQKKK is encoded by the coding sequence ATGCCTAGAGACGATTTGTCCATCGACTTCGTCAAAaggatgccgacggccgaggctCTTGACccggccatcatcctcgacgactGGCTCAACCGCGTTCAGAACCTTCCCGAAGAGATCCGCTTCCTCCAGGATGAAATCGCCGACAGGGACCGCCAGTACTGCGATTGCGTCAAGTTGATTGAAGATCGTGATGGAAAGATACAGAAATGGATACGGGCCAACGGCAGCCACGAAACGAACCCTCGCGAAGAGACAATGCGGTCCCAGATGCGCGACAACTTTATCCGTGCCGACACGCTGGCTACCGAGAAGATCGCCCTGACACAGAAGTTGCAAATCATCATGGACAAGCACCTGCGGAACCTCGACCAGCATATCAAAATGCTTTACGACCGTGCCGAGCCCGGCTTCAACGACCCTGACGAATGTCCTTCTTTGATCCGGCCGAGCGCGGCAAACCATTCTGCGCCGTCGGGTCGCTCTGTCAACCCTGCGAGCCACCTTGTGGGAACAGCCATTACCGCCACACCTCTGAACCCGATTGTCAACTCCTCAAGTCCCATTACGGCGCGCGTAGGAAACCCGCAGATCCGCAACGCTCAGTCTCAACAACATGCCTCCTCTGCTCCCGCTACGCCTGCTGCAAGCATGATACTCAACCGTCAAGCGCGGGAGAGCTCGGCAGGCCCGGGGGGTGGCGCGCCGAAGAGGGGCCCTCGGTCCATCTCTGGACTGGGCAGCCTCCCCACAACATCAAGTAGTCTGGCGAGGCATTCATCCTTGGGCCCAGGCACACCGAAAGGCGCCACCGGTCCTGGGCCAAACGGTGCTGTACGAGCGGGCAGCGCTGGTCCCAGATCATCATCCACAAAGGCATCAAGCGTGTCGGGCGTGAGAAAGGGTACACCGGGTGTAGCAAGCCGGAAGAAGCCCATCAACGGCAACAAGTCGTCCCTGTCCCGCGTCAAGAAGGCCCCGGGAAGCCGTAACTCACCCGCCTCGACAGCCGATAGCGAGTTGTCAGACGCCGACAGCGGAAGCGGTGATGAAGGCGACCGCACCCGAATAGACCGTGCCAGCGGCACCCCCGCGCGTGACGGCAAGGACGTTGACCACGATGATAGCTTGCTCGATgttgaggacgatgaggcgGGGGACGACAAGAAGTATTGCACCTGCCAAAATGTCAGCTTCGGCGACATGGTGGCGTGCGACAATGAGGATTGCCCCTATGAGTGGTTCCACTGGTCGTGCGTCGGCCTCAAGAGCGAGCCCAACGGCACGTGGTTCTGTCCAGTGTGTACGGAGAATatggagagggagaggctCCAGAAGAAAAAATAA
- a CDS encoding Putative UDPGP family, nucleotide-diphospho-sugar transferase, with translation MAQAIKSALPTHLKSPLGGQGKSDEEFSSRHHGKTRSHMAFENTSTSVAAAQMRNALTQLSETVSDPEQKKLFETEMDNFFALFRRYLNDKAKGNAVDWDRIAPPAQGQVVDYEDLANSESVQFLNKLAVLKLNGGLGTSMGCVGPKSVIEVRDGMSFLDLSVRQIEYLNRTYDVNVPFILMNSFNTDEDTASIIKKYEGHNVDILTFNQSRYPRILKDSLLPVPKKYDSSINDWYPPGHGDVFESLYNSGILDKLIERGIEVVFLSNVDNLGAVVDLRILQHMVETESEYIMELTNKTKADVKGGTIIDYEGSVRLLEIAQVPKEHVNEFKSIKKFKYFNTNNIWLNLKAIKRVVENDELEMEIIPNGKTIPGDKKGESDISIIQLETAVGAAIRHFKNAHGVNVPRRRFLPVKTCSDLMLVKSDLYTVKHGQLQMSSSRFGDAPLIKLGSDFKKVSDFQKHIPSIPKIIELDHLTITGAVNLGRGVTLKGTVIIVATEGSTIDVPPGSILENVVVQGSLRLLEH, from the exons ATGGCTCAAGCAATCAAGAGCGCTCTCCCCACTCACCTGAAGTCCCCTCTGGGCGGCCAAGGCAAGAGTGACGAGGAGTTTAGCTCCCGTCATCACGGCAAGACGAGGTCTCACATG GCTTTCGAGAACACCTCCACCAGCGTCGCCGCTGCCCAGATGCGCAATGCCCTCACTCAGCTCTCCGAGACCGTCTCGGACCCTGAGCAGAAGAAG CTCTTCGAGACTGAGATGGACAACTTCTTTGCCCTCTTCCGCCGCTATCTGaacgacaaggccaagggaAACGCTGT CGACTGGGACCGCATTGCCCCTCCCGCCCAGGGCCAGGTTGTCGACTACGAGGACCTCGCCAACTCGGAGTCCGTTCAGTTCCTCAACAAGCTGGCCGTCTTGAAGCTCAACGGTGGTCTTGGTACCTCCATGGGTTGCGTCGGTCCCAAGTCCGTCATCGAGGTCCGTGATGGCATGTCCTTCCTCGACCTGTCCGTCCGCCAGATCGAGTACCTCAACCGCACCTACGACGTCAACGTCCCCTTCATCCTCATGAACTCGTTCAACACCGACGAGGACACGGCCTCCATCATCAAGAAGTACGAGGGCCACAACGTCGACATCCTTACCTTCAACCAGTCCAGATACCCCAGAATCCTGAAGGACTCCCTCCTGCCCGTTCCCAAGAAATACGACTCGTCCATCAACGACTGGTACCCCCCCGGTCACGGTGACGTTTTCGAGTCGCTGTACAACTCTGGCATTCTCGACAAGCTCATTGAGCGTGGTATTGAGGTTGTCTTCCTTTCCAAcgtcgacaacctcggcgccgtcgtcgatctcCGCATCCTCCAGCACATGGTCGAGACCGAGTCGGAGTACATTATGGAGTTGACcaacaagaccaaggccgacGTCAAGGGTGGTACTATCATCGACTACGAGGGCTCggtccgtcttctcgagATCGCCCAGGTGCCCAAGGAGCACGTCAACGAGTTCAAGTCCATCAAGAAGTTCAAGTacttcaacaccaacaacatcTGGCTGAacctcaaggccatcaagcGCGTCGTTGAGaacgacgagctcgagatgGAGATCATTCCTAATGGAAAGACTATCCCTGgcgacaagaagggcgagtCAGACATTTCCATCATCCAGCTCGagaccgccgtcggcgccgccatccgtcACTTCAAGAACGCCCACGGCGTCAATGTCCCTCGTCGCCGCTTCTTGCCTGTCAAGACATGCTCTGACCTGATGCTCGTCAAGTCTGATCTCTACACCGTCAAGCACGGCCAACTCCAAATGAGCTCCAGCCGTTTCGGTGACGCTCCTCTCATCAAGCTGGGCAGCGACTTCAAGAAGGTCTCGGACTTCCAGAAGCAcatcccctccatccccaAGATCATCGAGCTGGACCACCTCACCATCACAGGTGCTgtcaacctcggccgcggTGTGACGCTCAAGGGCACTGTCATTATTGTTGCTACGGAAGGCAGCACTATTGATGTGCCTCCTGGATCCATCCTCGAGAACGTTGTTGTGCAGGGTAGCCTGCGTCTGCTTGAGCACTAA